One Brassica napus cultivar Da-Ae chromosome A1, Da-Ae, whole genome shotgun sequence genomic region harbors:
- the LOC106422445 gene encoding TIR-only protein, with amino-acid sequence MQRLVASCSKLANTRYVRNPSLPNPNLCDVFISHRKIDTKKTISGLLHDHFTRLHLNSFLDSKSLKPGDRLLFEVNAAIRECSVGIAVFSPRYCDSYFCLHELMRLMENKKRIIPIFCNVKPSELCVKDDRTRPAAEIRRLQLALEEAKYTVGLTFDTSNGDWSEFLTMASDAVIDNLLDVEQGRLRSINPHVQEHICVGQSIQQSIIKRVLSSFY; translated from the exons ATGCAACGTTTGGTAGCATCTTGTTCAAAACTCGCAAACACAAGATACGTAAGAAACCCATCCCTACCTAACCCAAACCTGTGTGATGTTTTCATCAGTCATCGCAAGATCGACACCAAGAAGACAATTTCAGGTCTATTACATGATCATTTCACTAGACTACATTTAAATTCTTTTCTGGATAGCAAGAGTTTAAAGCCTGGGGATAGACTTCTCTTTGAGGTCAATGCAGCGATAAGAGAATGCAGTGTTGGTATCGCGGTTTTCTCTCCTCGTTACTGCGACTCTTACTTCTGTCTCCATGAACTCATGAGGCTCATGGAGAACAAGAAGAGAATCATCCCAATCTTTTGCAATGTCAAGCCATCGGAACTCTGCGTTAAGGATGACCGCACACGTCCGGCTGCCGAGATCCGGAGGCTTCAATTGGCTCTCGAGGAAGCAAAATACACCGTAGGACTCACGTTTGACACATCTAATGG AGACTGGTCAGAGTTCTTGACTATGGCATCGGATGCAGTCATCGATAATTTGTTAGATGTTGAACAGGGGAGACTAAGGAGCATCAACCCCCACGTACAAGAACATATCTGCGTAGGTCAATCAATACAACAATCAATAATAAAGCGTGTCTTATCTtccttttattaa
- the LOC125576253 gene encoding uncharacterized protein LOC125576253, whose translation MNGSKSTTFSTGAVYKAIKHHNPLVDWSKTVWCPRGTPNHRFLQFLLNCCPARDRLLSWGLNTPSTCLLCNSSDESRSHLFFECVYSSQVWHNIGNRSGLTISSSWDQTLTALHHLSGP comes from the coding sequence ATGAATGGATCGAAATCAACTACCTTCAGTACTGGAGCCGTCTATAAAGCGATCAAACACCACAACCCGCTTGTAGACTGGAGCAAGACAGTCTGGTGCCCGAGAGGAACCCCTAACCATAGGTTCTTGCAATTCCTCCTCAACTGCTGTCCGGCTAGAGATCGCCTGCTGTCTTGGGGTCTAAACACTCCCTCTACATGCCTCTTGTGCAACTCTTCTGATGAAAGCCGAAGCCACCTCTTCTTCGAATGTGTTTACTCTTCGCAAGTCTGGCACAACATTGGAAATCGATCAGGACTAACCATCTCCTCATCATGGGACCAAACTCTCACCGCTCTTCATCATCTATCAGGGCCGTGA
- the LOC106422502 gene encoding COP1-interacting protein 7-like isoform X1 yields MDSRAILDSALFQLTPTRTRFDLVLFCGSKKEKLASGIFEPFISHLKFARDQISKGGYSISLHPPTSHSSWFTKSTFDRFVRFVNTPAIIERFATLEKEILQIEHSIQDNEIANAEQLLQDGSNVRKSNESSKESENGNAGEETSKIQLQRLLETRRTLLRREQAMAYARGVVAGYEIDTIDDLILFADAFGASRLREACVKYKELWKKKHGDGLWMAELAAVKAIAPEDMSLLGSSGIILTNEAAAAPLPLNGTHSGSENKDNQQASAVPNFQPPMGWPNHIPQYYYPPPYQGYPYPMMPGQNQGNMPWPAKGKASKKDESSGSSESSESDSASDDSASSLEDQGKRQSHTGKKKSRRSSKKNRKKASKTVIIRNINYITPEGRNGDMEGSEFTENGSIKDTVDTAVGFLKENRAYESDEILKSSAEGNENWDSFQNILMRQDDDEHVTHRGSKGLEENNNASGDSIVLTQKHIENGGGGARRFDQFESEESARRVSRTRDSTEECMLLPKRSEMLGDEESKDLYNAAARGGSLVKKSGSGEDWFATSDQRGVKPESNYGSMSFDESCIMMTSGGSDQSKKREFVDDSFMVRSSSLAGDDVYDSRWRPDMSADIDIDNGQANEKREVSGSWEPNDLCMIPERNSGEFLGNDHSIDFSVEANARLTSNGTGQEKEDKTVSSGEKKNNGKNPEARKSRTPVRTRGEAMSKSVKKPVAASRTMAQKNKFEKEEEMRKRIENLVLERQRRIAERSAATASRKASNRAPKVVQ; encoded by the exons ATGGATTCGAGAGCTATCCTTGATTCCGCTTTGTTTCAACTAACTCCTACTCGTACCAG ATTTGATCTGGTGCTCTTCTGTGGGAGTAAGAAGGAGAAGTTGGCATCTGGGATATTCGAACCGTTCATCTCCCATCTTAAGTTCGCAAGAGATCAAATCTCCAAAGGCGGTTACTCAATTTCTCTTCATCCTCCCACTTCTCACTCTTCTTGGTTCACCAAATCCACTTTTGATCg GTTTGTGAGATTCGTGAACACGCCTGCGATTATAGAGAGATTCGCGACTTTGGAGAAAGAGATCTTGCAGATTGAACATTCTATTCAAGATAATGAGATCGCAAATGCTGAGCAATTATTACAAGATG GGAGTAATGTGAGAAAGTCAAATGAGTCCTCCAAG GAGTCTGAGAATGGCAATGCAGGAGAGGAAACATCCAA GATTCAGCTTCAACGCCTTCTTGAAACCCGAAGAACATTGCTTCGGAGAGAGCAAGCAATGGCTTACGCCCGAGGTGTTGTTGCTGGTTATGAGATTGATACTATTGATGATCTCATACTATTCGCTGATGCTTTTGGTGCGTCAAGGTTAAG GGAAGCATGCGTAAAGTACAAGGAACTATGGAAGAAGAAGCACGGAGACGGGCTCTGGATGGCGGAATTAGCAGCTGTCAAAGCAATTGCACCTGAAGACATGTCGTTACTAGGTTCCTCAGGGATTATCCTCACCAATGAAGCTGCTGCTGCTCCTCTTCCACTAAACGGGACACACTCAGGTTCCGAAAACAAAG ACAACCAACAAGCATCTGCTGTTCCAAACTTTCAACCACCAATGGGATGGCCAAACCATATACCTCAGTACTACTACCCGCCTCCGTACCAAGGCTATCCTTACCCTATGATGCCTGGACAAAACCAAGGAAACATGCCATGGCCTGCAAAGGGCAAAGCTTCCAAGAAAGATGAGTCTAGTGGGTCTAGTGAATCTAGTGAATCTGACTCAGCGAGTGACGATTCTGCTTCGTCTTTGGAAGACCAAGGTAAAAGACAGTCTCACACCGGTAAAAAGAAATCTCGTAGGTCGTCAAAGAAAAACAGGAAGAAGGCATCTAAGACTGTGATCATCCGGAACATTAACTACATAACTCCTGAGGGAAGAAACGGAGACATGGAGGGGAGTGAGTTTACTGAGAACGGCTCCATCAAAGACACTGTAGATACTGCTGTCGGATTCCTCAAGGAAAATAGAGCTTACGAGAGTGATGAAATCCTGAAAAGTTCAGCTGAAGGCAATGAGAATTGGGATTCTTTTCAGAATATTCTGATGAGACAAGACGATGATGAACATGTCACACACAGAGGCTCCAAAGGTTTGGAAGAGAATAACAACGCCTCTGGTGATTCCATCGTTTTAACTCAGAAACACATAGAAAATGGAGGAGGCGGAGCGAGGAGATTTGATCAGTTTGAAAGCGAGGAGAGTGCTCGTAGGGTTTCAAGAACGAGAGATTCAACAGAAGAGTGTATGTTATTGCCAAAAAGATCAGAGATGCTAGGAGATGAAGAGAGCAAAGACTTGTATAATGCTGCTGCAAGGGGTGGCTCACTGGTGAAGAAGTCAGGGAGTGGAGAGGATTGGTTTGCTACATCTGATCAACGTGGAGTGAAACCGGAAAGCAACTACGGGAGCATGTCGTTTGATGAAAGCTGCATTATGATGACATCTGGAGGTTCTGATCAGAGCAAGAAACGGGAGTTCGTTGATGATTCCTTCATGGTCCGTTCATCGTCGCTTGCTGGTGATGATGTTTATGATTCTCGGTGGAGACCAGACATGTCTGCGGATATTGACATCGATAACGGTCAGGCGAATGAGAAGCGTGAAGTGTCTGGCTCATGGGAACCAAATGACCTCTGTATGATTCCTGAACGCAACTCGGGAGAGTTTTTGGGGAATGATCACTCCATTGACTTCTCTGTTGAAGCGAACGCAAGGCTAACCAGTAACGGAACAGGCCAGGAGAAAGAAGATAAGACCGTCTCGAGCGGCGAGAAGAAGAACAATGGGAAGAACCCGGAAGCTCGCAAGTCTAGAACTCCAGTTAGAACCAGAGGTGAAGCCATGTCCAAGAGTGTAAAGAAACCGGTTGCAGCTAGCAGAACCATGGCACAGAAGAACAAGTTCGAAAAG GAAGAGGAGATGAGGAAGAGAATAGAGAATCTTGTTTTGGAAAGGCAGAGAAGAATCGCTGAGAGATCAGCCGCCACTGCTTCTCGAAAAGCTTCGAACCGAGCTCCTAAGGTGGTCCAGTAA
- the LOC106422502 gene encoding COP1-interacting protein 7-like isoform X2, which produces MDSRAILDSALFQLTPTRTRFDLVLFCGSKKEKLASGIFEPFISHLKFARDQISKGGYSISLHPPTSHSSWFTKSTFDRFVRFVNTPAIIERFATLEKEILQIEHSIQDNEIANAEQLLQDGSNVRKSNESSKESENGNAGEETSKIQLQRLLETRRTLLRREQAMAYARGVVAGYEIDTIDDLILFADAFGASRLREACVKYKELWKKKHGDGLWMAELAAVKAIAPEDMSLLGSSGIILTNEAAAAPLPLNGTHSDNQQASAVPNFQPPMGWPNHIPQYYYPPPYQGYPYPMMPGQNQGNMPWPAKGKASKKDESSGSSESSESDSASDDSASSLEDQGKRQSHTGKKKSRRSSKKNRKKASKTVIIRNINYITPEGRNGDMEGSEFTENGSIKDTVDTAVGFLKENRAYESDEILKSSAEGNENWDSFQNILMRQDDDEHVTHRGSKGLEENNNASGDSIVLTQKHIENGGGGARRFDQFESEESARRVSRTRDSTEECMLLPKRSEMLGDEESKDLYNAAARGGSLVKKSGSGEDWFATSDQRGVKPESNYGSMSFDESCIMMTSGGSDQSKKREFVDDSFMVRSSSLAGDDVYDSRWRPDMSADIDIDNGQANEKREVSGSWEPNDLCMIPERNSGEFLGNDHSIDFSVEANARLTSNGTGQEKEDKTVSSGEKKNNGKNPEARKSRTPVRTRGEAMSKSVKKPVAASRTMAQKNKFEKEEEMRKRIENLVLERQRRIAERSAATASRKASNRAPKVVQ; this is translated from the exons ATGGATTCGAGAGCTATCCTTGATTCCGCTTTGTTTCAACTAACTCCTACTCGTACCAG ATTTGATCTGGTGCTCTTCTGTGGGAGTAAGAAGGAGAAGTTGGCATCTGGGATATTCGAACCGTTCATCTCCCATCTTAAGTTCGCAAGAGATCAAATCTCCAAAGGCGGTTACTCAATTTCTCTTCATCCTCCCACTTCTCACTCTTCTTGGTTCACCAAATCCACTTTTGATCg GTTTGTGAGATTCGTGAACACGCCTGCGATTATAGAGAGATTCGCGACTTTGGAGAAAGAGATCTTGCAGATTGAACATTCTATTCAAGATAATGAGATCGCAAATGCTGAGCAATTATTACAAGATG GGAGTAATGTGAGAAAGTCAAATGAGTCCTCCAAG GAGTCTGAGAATGGCAATGCAGGAGAGGAAACATCCAA GATTCAGCTTCAACGCCTTCTTGAAACCCGAAGAACATTGCTTCGGAGAGAGCAAGCAATGGCTTACGCCCGAGGTGTTGTTGCTGGTTATGAGATTGATACTATTGATGATCTCATACTATTCGCTGATGCTTTTGGTGCGTCAAGGTTAAG GGAAGCATGCGTAAAGTACAAGGAACTATGGAAGAAGAAGCACGGAGACGGGCTCTGGATGGCGGAATTAGCAGCTGTCAAAGCAATTGCACCTGAAGACATGTCGTTACTAGGTTCCTCAGGGATTATCCTCACCAATGAAGCTGCTGCTGCTCCTCTTCCACTAAACGGGACACACTCAG ACAACCAACAAGCATCTGCTGTTCCAAACTTTCAACCACCAATGGGATGGCCAAACCATATACCTCAGTACTACTACCCGCCTCCGTACCAAGGCTATCCTTACCCTATGATGCCTGGACAAAACCAAGGAAACATGCCATGGCCTGCAAAGGGCAAAGCTTCCAAGAAAGATGAGTCTAGTGGGTCTAGTGAATCTAGTGAATCTGACTCAGCGAGTGACGATTCTGCTTCGTCTTTGGAAGACCAAGGTAAAAGACAGTCTCACACCGGTAAAAAGAAATCTCGTAGGTCGTCAAAGAAAAACAGGAAGAAGGCATCTAAGACTGTGATCATCCGGAACATTAACTACATAACTCCTGAGGGAAGAAACGGAGACATGGAGGGGAGTGAGTTTACTGAGAACGGCTCCATCAAAGACACTGTAGATACTGCTGTCGGATTCCTCAAGGAAAATAGAGCTTACGAGAGTGATGAAATCCTGAAAAGTTCAGCTGAAGGCAATGAGAATTGGGATTCTTTTCAGAATATTCTGATGAGACAAGACGATGATGAACATGTCACACACAGAGGCTCCAAAGGTTTGGAAGAGAATAACAACGCCTCTGGTGATTCCATCGTTTTAACTCAGAAACACATAGAAAATGGAGGAGGCGGAGCGAGGAGATTTGATCAGTTTGAAAGCGAGGAGAGTGCTCGTAGGGTTTCAAGAACGAGAGATTCAACAGAAGAGTGTATGTTATTGCCAAAAAGATCAGAGATGCTAGGAGATGAAGAGAGCAAAGACTTGTATAATGCTGCTGCAAGGGGTGGCTCACTGGTGAAGAAGTCAGGGAGTGGAGAGGATTGGTTTGCTACATCTGATCAACGTGGAGTGAAACCGGAAAGCAACTACGGGAGCATGTCGTTTGATGAAAGCTGCATTATGATGACATCTGGAGGTTCTGATCAGAGCAAGAAACGGGAGTTCGTTGATGATTCCTTCATGGTCCGTTCATCGTCGCTTGCTGGTGATGATGTTTATGATTCTCGGTGGAGACCAGACATGTCTGCGGATATTGACATCGATAACGGTCAGGCGAATGAGAAGCGTGAAGTGTCTGGCTCATGGGAACCAAATGACCTCTGTATGATTCCTGAACGCAACTCGGGAGAGTTTTTGGGGAATGATCACTCCATTGACTTCTCTGTTGAAGCGAACGCAAGGCTAACCAGTAACGGAACAGGCCAGGAGAAAGAAGATAAGACCGTCTCGAGCGGCGAGAAGAAGAACAATGGGAAGAACCCGGAAGCTCGCAAGTCTAGAACTCCAGTTAGAACCAGAGGTGAAGCCATGTCCAAGAGTGTAAAGAAACCGGTTGCAGCTAGCAGAACCATGGCACAGAAGAACAAGTTCGAAAAG GAAGAGGAGATGAGGAAGAGAATAGAGAATCTTGTTTTGGAAAGGCAGAGAAGAATCGCTGAGAGATCAGCCGCCACTGCTTCTCGAAAAGCTTCGAACCGAGCTCCTAAGGTGGTCCAGTAA